AGGGCGGCTACGACCTGGTGTTCGCCACCTCCTTCGGCTACATGAACCCCACCGCCAAGGTAGCCAAGCAGTTCCCCAAGGTCACCTTCGAGCACGCCACCGGCTACAAGCAGGACAAGAACCTCGGCACCTATCTGGCCACCTCCTATGAAGGCCGTTATGTGGGCGGCTACCTGGCCGCCAAAATGACCAAGAGCAAAAAGGTGGGCTACGTTGCCTCCTTCCCGATCCCGGAAGTGCTGCGCGACATCAACGCCATCCAGTTGGCCCTGGACAAGTACAACCCCGGCACCGAAATCAAGGTGGTGTGGGTCAACTCCTGGTTCGACCCCGGCAAGGAAGCCGATGCCGCCAACGCCCTGATCGACCAAGGTGTGGACGTACTGTTCCAGCACACCGACAGCCCGGCCCCGATCCAGACCGCCGAGCGCCGCGGCATCTACGCCGTGGGCTATGCCTCCGACATGGCCCACTTCGGGCCCAAGGCCGTGCTGACCTCCATCGTCAACAACTGGGGCCCGCACTACATCAAGAGCACCCAGGCGGTGATCGATGGCACCTGGAAGCCCAACGACTACTGGGGCGGCCTGGCCGAAGGCACCGTCGAGCTGCCGATCAGCAACCTGGTGCCCGCCGATGTGAAAAGCGGTGCCGAGCAGATCATCGCCAGCATCAAGGACGGCTCGTTCCACCCGTTCACCGGCCCGATCCTGGACCAGAGCGGCGCGGTCAGAATCCCTGAAGGCGCGGTGGCCAGCAACGCGGAACTGGCGGGCATGAACTACTACGTCAAAGGCATCACCGCCCAGCTGCCGAAATAACAACTGACTGCCCGGGCTGGCCCTTTCGCGGGCCAAGCCCGTGCTTGCGGCCACACTCCATTGGTGCCTGAATGAATACCCTGCCCATCATCGACATCACCCCGCTGTACCAGCAAGACCCCGAAGCCCGCCACGCCGTGGCCCGGCAAATTGACGCGGCCTGCCGCCAGTGGGGCTTCTACTACATCAAGGGCCACCCCATTCCGGCCTCGCGCATTGCCGAACTGCAAGCTGCCGCCGAGCGCTTCTTCGCGTTGCCGGCCGAAGAAAAGCTGCGCATCGACATCACCCAAAGCGCGCACCATCGCGGCTACGGCGCCATCGCCACCGAGCAGCTCGACCCGACCCGGCCGAGTGACCTGAAAGAAACCTTCGACATGGGCTTTCACATGCCCGCCGACCACCCCGACGTGGTCGCCGCAAAACCCCTGCGCGGCCCCAATCGCCACCCCGACGTGGCTGGCTGGGAAGCACTGCTGCAGCAGCACTACGAAGACATGCACGCGTTGTCGCTGACGTTGCTGCGGGCCATGGCCAATGCCCTGGAGATCGAAGATGACTTTTTCGACCAACGCTTTGCCGACCCCATCAGCGTGTTCCGCATGATCCACTACCCGCCACGTCAGGCCGCCAGCAGCGCAGAGCAACAGGGCGCCGGCGCGCACACCGACTACGGCTGCGTGACCCTGCTGTACCAGGACAACGCCGGCGGCTTGCAGGTGCAAAGCCGGGACGGCCACTGGATTGACGCCCCGCCCATCGCGGGCACCTACGTGGTCAACATTGGCGACATGATGGCGCGCTGGAGCAATGACCGCTACACGTCCACCCCGCACCGGGTGATCAGCCCGCTGGGCGTGGATCGCTACTCCATGCCGTTTTTTGCCGAGCCGCACCCGGACACAGAGATCAGCTGCCTGCCTAATTGCTCCGGGCCGCAGAACCCGGCGCGATACCCGGCGGTTTCGTGCAGCGATTACATGCTGTCGCGGTTTGCCGAGACGTACGCTTACCGGCGCGAGGCCTGACAGACCGTGTGAGATGGCACGGGCGTTGCCCGTGTTCGCGGCTGAAGCCGCTCCTACAGGTCATGTGCCAATTCTGAAATCGGCAGTATTCCTGTAGGAGCGGCTTTAGCCGCGATCACCGGCTAAGCCGGTGCCAGGCTACCCGGTGGTGTCTGCTATCTTCGTAACCACTACGTTGATAGCAGAGATGTCCATGTTTCGTGTGTTTGAACGCTGGCTCGACCCCTTCCCACCCGATGAGACACCCCCGCCCCCCGTCGGCTTGCTGCGTTTCTTGTGGGCCTGCACCCGTGGCGCCCGGGGCTACATACTCGCCCTGGCGCTGCTGGGTGCTGGCGTGTCGACCCTGGAGGCATGGCTATTCGCCTTCCTGGGCCAGGTGGTCGACCTGCTGGCCACCTGGCAAGTCGGCGAGCCGGTCAGTGCATCGGAGCGCCATGTGCTGTGGGGTGTCGGTTTCGTGCTGGTAGCCAGCGTCAGCCTGGTCACACTACGCACCCTGATGCAGCATCAGGTGCTGGCAATCAACCTGCCCTTGCGCCTGCGGTGGGACTTCCATCGCCTGATGCTGCGCCAAAGCCTGTCGTTCTTCGCCGACGAATTCTCCGGCCGGGTCACCACCAAAGTGATGCAAACTGCCCTGGCGGTGCGCGAGGTGCTGTTCACCTTGATCGACCTGATCCCCGGGATCGGCGTGTACTTCGTAGCGATCATTGCCCTGGCCGGCGGTTTCTCCCTCAACCTGATGCTGCCCTTCATTGCCTGGCTGACCCTGTTCGGGCTGACCATGCTGTATTTCGTGCCACGGCTGGGCCGTGTCGGCCAGGAACAGGCCGATGCGCGCTCGTCGATGACCGGGCGCGTTTCCGATGCGTACACCAATATCACCACCGTCAAGCTGTTTTCCCACTCCCGGCGCGAAGCGCAGTTCGCCCGTGCGGCCATGGAAGACTTCAAGCAAACCGGCTTTCGTCAGATGCGCCTGGTGAGCCAGTTCGAGATCGTCAACCAGGCTTTGGTGGCCAGCCTGATCTTCAGCGCAGGCGGCTATGCACTTTGGCTGTGGCACCAAGGCGACGTCGGTACGGGTGCAGTGGCGGCAGTGACCGCGATGGCACTGCGTATCGATGGCCTGTCGCACTGGATCATGTGGCAGATGACCTCGCTGTTCGAAAGCATCGGCACCGTGCAGGACGGCATGGCCACCCTGACCCGTAGCCCGAAGGTGCACGACGCCCCGGATGCCACCGTGCTGAAAACCCACGGTGGCGCGGTGAGCTTCGACAAGGTGAATTTCAGCTACAACCCGGAGCGCCAAGTGCTCGACAGCCTGACCCTGCACATTCGCCCGGGCGAAAAAGTCGGCCTGGTGGGCCGCTCCGGCGCAGGCAAGTCCACACTGATCAACCTGCTGCTGCGCTTTTACGACGTCGACAGCGGCACCATCCGCATCGACGGGCAAGACATCGCCCACGTCACCCAGGACAGCCTGCGCAGCGCCATTGGCATGGTCACCCAGGACACCTCGCTGCTGCACCGCACAATCCGCGAAAACATTGCCTATGGCCGCCCCGACGCAACCGAAGCGCACATCCACCGTGCCGCCGCCAATGCCCAGGCCGACGGGTTCATCCGCCAGTTGAGTGACCGACATGGCCACAGCGGCTACGACACCCTGGTGGGCGAGCGCGGCATCAAGCTGTCCGGCGGCCAGCGCCAGCGCATCGCCATCGCGCGGGTGATGCTCAAGAACGCACCGATCCTGCTGCTGGACGAGGCCACCAGCGCCCTGGATTCGGAAGTCGAGGTGGCCATCCAGGAAAGCCTCGACGAAATGATGCACGGCAAAACCGTCATCGCCATCGCCCACAGGCTGTCTACCATCGCCGCCATGGACCGGCTGATCGTCATGGACGACGGGCGCATCATCGAGCAAGGCACCCACGCTGAACTGCTGGCAAAGAACGGCGTTTATGCGCGGTTGTGGGCGCATCAAAGTGGTGGTTTTCTCGGTGAGGACCAGGACGTGGCACAAGCGATGCAGTGACAGCGCGGGCCTCAGCTTGATGTGAGGGGCTGGCGCACGCGCTTCCCACGGCGGCACCGCGCCGAGCAGTAACGCACCTGTTCCCAGCAGCGGGCCCAGCGTTTGCGCCACGTGAAGGGCCGCCCGCACGCCGCGCAGATTTTGCTGGGCAACGGGTGATTGCTCATCGCTCGGCCCCAGCCTGGCCCAACAATTGTTGGCGCAATTGCGGGTCTCGGGTGCGGGGATCCAGCCAGATGGCAAAAAAAGCACGGGCGAAAGCCGGGTCGGCTATTTCACCACTAGGTTGGCCATCCACGTAGAACCGGCCCCCCTGCCCTGGAAGGTACACACCGGTAATACGCATGCCCGGGCGCACATCGACAAAGGCCTCGGCCATCGCTTGCGCCCAGCGCGCGGCGGTGTCAGGCGGCAGTGGCTGATCGGCCATGCGCTGGATTTCTTTCATGCTGGCTTGCACCAAGGCATCCCGGGACAGCGCCCGGTGATAGATCAACTCCAGCGCAAAGGGGCGTTGCCATCCCTGCACCGGCCCTGCACTCCACAAGCGCGCGGTGTACAGGCGCAGGCCGAACCAGGTGTATTCGCCACTGCCGGTCAGGCGAGCATCGGGCAGTGCAGAGCGCCAATCTGCCCAAGCAGGCTGCGAGCACAGCATGACCACGCCCAAACCGATCAAGCGTAGCCCAGCCCATGTGTTAGCCATGATCACCCCGCTTTGTACAGCTTCGGGTCGATGCCCCATTTCTTCAGACGCGAAGCCAGCGTGGTTGGTTTCACGCCCAGCAACTGCGCCGCACCGCCATCACCGGAAACCTTACCCGCCGTGCGTTTGAGCACCTGAATGGCATTGAGCTTCATCTGCTGCTGCCACTGCTCATCCGCCGTGGCTTCAAGCACGGCCGGGGATGGCGACGTGGCCGGCCGCGCAACCTGGCCAGCAGTCGCCAGCAGCCCGTCAAAACTGACCCGGCCATCGCGGCAGACGATGGTCTGGCGTTCGATCACGTTCTGCAGTTCGCGGATGTTGCCCGGCCAGGCGTACTGCTTGAGCACCTCCACCTGGGCCAGCGGCATGCGGATGCCCGGTTTGTTGAACGCCTGGCAGGCCCGCTCGAGAAAATGGCTGGCCAGCAGCGGTATATCATCCAGCCGCTCGCGCAGGGGCACGGAGCGAATCGGAAAGACGTTCAGGCGAAAATACAGGTCTTCACGGAATGTGCCCTGGGCAACCATTTCACGCAGGTCGCGGTTAGTGGCGGCAATCACCCGCACATCGACCGCACGGGTGCGGTTGTCGCCCACCGGCTCGAACTGGCGGTCCTGCAGCACGCGCAGCAGTTTGCTTTGCAGTTCCAGCGGAATCTCGCCCACTTCATCGAGGAACAACGTCCCCCCGTCAGCAAGCTCGAAGCGGCCGACGCGGTTGCTGACGGCGCCAGTGAACGCACCCTTGAGGTGGCCAAAAAACTCGCTTTCGAACAACTCACGGGGCACTGCCGCACAGTTGACGCGAATCAGCGGGCGGTCACGCCGTGGGCTGCTGGCATGAATCGCACGGGCAACCAGCTCCTTGCCAGTCCCAGACTCCCCGCTGACCAGCACGTTGGCATTGGTTGCGGCCACCAGTTCGATCTGCTGCAACAGGTGCAACACCGCCGGGCTTTTGCCGACGATTTCATGAGGGTTGGCGTGGGCGTTGATTTCTTCCTGCAGGTACTGGTTCTCCATTTCCAGGCGCGTCTTCAACTGCTCCACCTCGCTCAGCGCGTCGCGCAGGCGCGCTTCGGTCTGCTGCCGTTGGCGAATATCGCGAAACAACACCACGGCGCCGACCAGCCGGCCCATTTCGAAGATCGGTGTGCTGGTGTATTCGACGGCGATCGGCTCACCATTCTTGTGCCAGAACACCTCATGCTCCACGCGGTGCACCTGGCCGTCGCTGAAGGACGCGTGGATGGGGCACTGGTGCACGGCAAACGCACTGCCGTCGCGGTGGCTGTGGTGAAACAGCTGGTGGGCATCCTGGCCGATCATGTCGGCGGCGCTCCAGCCAAGAATCCGCTCGGCGGCGGGGTTGATGAACGTGGTCTGGCCGCGGGTGTCGAGCCCGTAGATGCCCTCGCCCACAGCGCCCAGGATCAGGCGGTTTTGCTGCTGAATGCGCTCGAACACCTGGCTGATCCGCTCCCAGCCAACATGCCCCAGCCGATGCTGGCGGCGGGCCTCGGCACGGTTGCGGCGTTGCTCCAGCAGGTCGCGGCGCTGGATCGCCAGCACCATGCGCTGCCCGCCCAGCGCCCGGGCGGTGATCTCCACCGGGTGTTGGCGCAGTTGCCGGTCGACCAGCAGCAGGTCGTCCGACCAGGCCTCGCCCTGGGTCAGCACCTCGTCGGTGAAGCTCACCCACAGTGAGATGCCCCCACGCAGGAACTGGCTGAAGGCAGCCATCGACCCGGTTTGGCAGCCGAGCAGCTCGAGCGCGGCTTGGTTGGCTTCCAGTACACGGTCCTCGACGGGGTCAACCACCAACATGGCGACGGGCGATTGTTCGGCGATTGCGAGCGCAAGCAAGCCTGGCATCAGATTGGTCCCCTGCAATCAAGAAATACGAAATATCGTCAGTAGCGACACGATATTTCGTCATTCACGAAATATCGTCAATCCTGAACGCCAAGTGAATCCTGAATACTCTTTTAAATCAGTGACTTACACCAACTTGAAAACTGGCACAACTCTCGCAAAGAGCCTTTCGACCTCAACAAAACTCAAGGGAATACCCCATGACCAAAATCGAAATGCATCATCTGATCATGGCCGCCAAGGCTCGCAAAGGCATGAGCTGGGATGACCTCAGCACGGCCGTCGGCAAGGCGCCGGTGTGGCTGGCGTCCGTCTGCTACGGCATGAACAGCGCGCCGCAGGAGGTGGCCTCGCACCTGTGCGAAGTGCTGGAGCTGGATGAGGAAGTAGCCGCCGCGCTGACCACCTTCCCGGTCAAAGGCTGGGACAAGACCATCCCCCAGGACCCGCTGATCTACCGGCTCTACGAAGTGGTTGGCGTTTATGGCCCCACCCTCAAGGACGTGATCCAGGAAAAGTTCGGCGACGGCATCATGAGCGCGATCGATTTCTCCATGCACGTCGACAAAATCGAAGACCCCAAAGGTGACCGCGTGCTGCTCACCCTCAACGGCAAGTTCCTGCCCTACCGCTCCTGGTAACCGCCCCTGGCCAGCGGCGCTTCGCTTCGGGGCGTCGCCACCGAACTTCATGCAGAGGGAAACCCCATGTCCTACCTGTTACCTGCCGACTTCGTCACCAAGATGCTCGATGCCGGCGCCTCCAAGGTGCATATGTCCACCCGCGACACGCTGATCCGCAGCTACATGGCCGGCGCGATCCTGGCACTGGCGGCGGTATTCGCGGTGACCATTGCAGTGCAGACCGGCTCGGCGCTGCTGGGCGCCGTGTTGTTCCCGGTCGGTTTCTCGATGCTCTACCTGATGGGCTTCGACCTGCTGACCGGGGTGTTCATGCTCACCCCGCTGGCCCTGCTGGACAAGCGCCCCGGCGTCACGGTCAAAGGTATCCTGCGCAACTGGGGCCTGGTGTTCGTCGGCAACTTCGCCGGCGCCCTGACCGTGGCCTGCATGATGGCCTTCGTCTTCACTTACGGCTTTCACGCCTCACCCGGCGAGGTGGGTGAAAAGATCGCGCACATCGGCGAGGCCCGCACCTTGGGCTACGAGCAGTACGGCCTGGCCGGCTGGCTGACCATTTTCCTGCGCGGCGTGCTGTGCAACTGGATGGTGTCGATGGGCGTGGTCGGGGCGATGATTTCCACCTCGGTGAGCGGTAAGGTGATCGCCATGTGGATGCCGATCATGCTGTTCTTCTACATGGGCTTCGAGCACTCGGTGGTGAACATGTTCCTGTTCCCGTCGGCGATGATCATGGGCGGCGGCTTTTCGGTCATGGATTACCTGGTGTGGAATGAGATACCCACGGTGCTGGGTAACCTGGTGGGTGGGCTGGCCTTCACCGGGCTGACCCTGTACGGCACACATATCCGCACAGCGGCGAAAAAAGCCGGGGCTACGGCCTGATGGCAATCAGTTGAGCTAAATGGGGCCGCTGCCTACTGAAACACCGCCTGCGCGCTACACCACTGGCGCAACAACCCGGCAAACTGCACAGCCACCTCGGCCATCGGCCGGTCGGTTGGCGACGTCAGGCCGATGGGCGCGCGCAACAAGGGGCTTGTGAATGGCAACTGCTTCACAAGCCCCAGGCGCAGGTCCAGGTCCACCACCCCGCGTTGCACGAACCACACCCCGTCGTAATCGTGCACGTACACCCGCGAAAAGGTCTCGCTGAGTGATTCCTGAATCTGAAACGGCTCGGTATTGCCCTGGGCCAGCAGGAAGTTGTCGACACTGATGCGCACCAGGCTGCCCTGGGGTGACACCAGCAGCACGTAGGGGCGCAGGTCTTCGAGGGTGAGGCGCTCACGTTGGGCCAGGGGATGCCCGTGGCGCACCACCAGCAGCAGGTCTTCTTCGTACAGGGCCTCAAAGCTGACCCCCACCATGTCCCGGCCAATCAGCCGCCCGACAATCAGGTCGAGTTCGCGGGTGCGCAGCTTGCCCACCAGGTAGTCGTACAAGCCGGATACCACCTGCACCTGCACATGCGGGTAGCGCTCACGCATCTGCGCCACCACCGGTGCCAGCATGTACCCGGCGGCGGCAGGCAGTGCGCCCACTTTCAACACCTGCGGCGCCTGGGGCACAGCCTGCACGTCGTCCATGGCCAGGCGGAAGCTGGCCATGGTCTGCGCGGCGTGCTTGTTGAACGCTTCCCCCGCCTGGGTCAACTGCACGCCCTTGCGCCCGCGCACCAGCAATTGCACGCCCAGTTCCTGTTCGAGCTCCTTGAGGCTTTTGGACACCGCCGACAAGGTGATGTGCAGCAATTTAGAGGCCGTAGCCAGGCTGCCGGAGCTCACCACCGCCAGGAACACGCGGAAATGGCGAAGGTTGATGGTGGACAGGTTCATCGGCACCCCTCTTCAAGATCAACCTGTAAGTTAACCAAGCGAGGATTTTATATCAATTTAATCAACCAAAAGTTTGCTCTACGATCGCTACCACCTCCACTGGCATTGATCACAAGGCCCCGCCCATGACTTCAACCCCCTTGCCACGGCTCGGCGCCTCCAGCGCTTCCTTGCCCAGCCTTGCGCCTGAAGCACTGGCCGAGCACTTGGCACAGCAGGGCTACCAAGGCGTCGAATGGCGCGTGGCCGACACCGCTGGCCTGGATGCCCACCAGCCGTGGAACGCCCGCAGCAACAACCGCTGCACGGTTGCCCCAAACCTTCACGCTGTTGAGCGTATCCATCGCCACTGCCAGGCGCTGGGCCTGGAGATTTTCTGCCTCAGCCCGTACCTGAACGTCGGCGACCTCGAACACGCCCGCCTGCTCATCGACCTGGCCAGTAGCGCAGGCCAGGCCCGCCTGCGCCTCTGGGCGCCAAGCTACGAGCAGGAGCGCTACGCCGACGCCTATGGCCGCATGCGTCGCTTCCTGGACCAGCTCATGCCACTGGCCGAGGCCGCCGGCATCCGCCTGGCCCTGGAAGTGCACCAACGCACCATCTGCTCCAGCCCGTCGCTGGCCATGCGCGTGGCTGAGCATTACCCGGCTCGCCAGCTGGGCATCATCTATGACCTGGGCAACCTCGCCATCGAGGGCCGTGAAGACGTGCAGATGTCCCTCGACCTGATGGGTCAGCACCTGGCCCACGTGCAGGTGAAGAATGTCGCCTATGCCCCGCAAGGCCCGGGCCAGGGCTGGGAATGGCAATGGTGCCCGCCCGACGAAGGCGTGCTGCCCTTGCCAGCGATGCTCGCGACCTTGCGCGCCAATGGTTTTGCCGACTGGGTTTCGATCGAGGATTTCGACACACGCTACAGCGACGAACACAAGTTGCAGCGTAACCACGGCCTGATCAGCCGCTACCTGAACCTGACTGCCCGCCACGAGGTACTCTGCCCATGACCCCAATCCCCAATGCCCGCCGTGTTGCGCTGGTAACCGGCGCCGCCGGCGAACTGGGCCGCGCCATCTGCGCCCGCCTGTGGCAGGACGGCCTGCACATCGTCGCCGTGGACCTGAACCTGGATGCCGCGCAAACCCTGGTCGCTCAACTACCCCTGCAACACGAGCAACGCGCACTGGCGATTCAGGCCGACCTAGGCGATGCCACATCGATCAGTGCCATGGTCGAACAGGCTGGCAGCGCCTTCGGCCGCATCGACGTGGTGGTCAACAATGCCGCGGTCAATCACCGTGGCTCGATCTACGACTTCGACCCCGCCCAGTGGGACCACATGATGGCCGTGAACCTGCGCGGCCCCGCCCTGCTCTGCCAGCAGGTGGCGCCGTACTGGCAGCGCCAGGGCAGCGGGCGCGTCATCAACATGGTCTCACGCTGCTGGGTGGCCGGCGGCCCGCCTGCCTATGTGGCCTGCAAGGCCGGCCTGGTCGGCCTGACCCGCTCCATGGCGCGGGAGCTGGCCGAGCACAACGTTACCGTCAACGCCATTGCCCCGGGCCTGTTGCCCTCGGCCTTCACCCTGGACGGCCGCGACGCGGAAAGCTTCGAGCGCATGGCCCAAGGCTCGATCAGCAATACCCCGATCAAACGCCTGACCACCCCCGAGGACATTGCCGGTACCACCTCATTCCTGGCCTCGGCCGACGCTGCCTTCATCACCGCCGAAGTCATCCACGTGTGCGGCGGCAGCCAGCTGGCACCGTTCGGCAGCCGCTGAACACCCGTTACCCGATCACTACAATTACAACAAAGGTGACCCACCATGCACACCCAAGCCCCGGACAACCGGCGCATGGCCCGCAGAGCTGCCTTCGGCAGCTTCCTGGGCAGCGTCGTCGAGTACTACGATTTCTTCATTTACGGTTCTGCCGCCGCGCTGGTGTTCAGCACGCTGTTCTTCCCCTCCTCCGACCCCATGGCCGGTACCCTGGCGGCCCTGGCCACCTTCGGCGTGGGCTACATCGCCCGGCCCATCGGCGCACTGGTGTGTGGCCACCTGGGTGACCGCCTGGGGCGCAAGCAGGTGCTGATGATGACCCTGCTGCTGATGGGCATCGCCACCTTCACCATCGGCCTGCTGCCCACCTACGCCAGCATCGGGCCCTGGGCACCGGCACTGCTGGTTTTTTGCCGGCTGCTGCAAGGCTTCTCCGCCGGCGGTGAACAGGTCGGCGCCAGCCTGCTGACCATGGAGCACGCACCGGGCAAGCACAAGGCGTTCTACACCAGTTGGTTGATCAATGGCGCCTCGATGGGTTCGATCCTCGCCACCTCGGTGTTCATCCCGCTGTCGATGCTCAGCGAAGAACAGTTGCTCAGCTGGGGCTGGCGCATCCCGTTTCTGCTTAGCGCAGTGATGGTGATCGTGACCTGGATGATCCGCCGCGGCGTGGATGAAAGCCCCGAATTCAAGGCCAGCAAACCCGCCACCCAACACTTGCCGGTGGCCCAAATGCTGCGCCACGAGCGTCGGGCGTTCATCACCGTGTTCTGCTGCGCGCTGATCTGCTCGGTGTCGTCGCTGGTGATGATCTTCGGCCTGTCCTGGGCTACCAACAATCAAGGCATCGACCGCCCCTCGATGCTCGCCGCCATCGCCGCCAGCCAGGTCGCCGCGCTGGTGTGCCAGCCGATGTTCGGGCTACTGGCCGACCGCATCGGGCGCAAGCGCATCTTCACATTGGGCGCGTTTACCTGCTGCGCCGGGGTGTTTCTGTTCCTCTGGTCGATCAGCACCGGCAGCATCGGGCTGATCATGTTCGCCACTGTGCTGCTCAAGGGCGTGATCTACAGCGCACCGAATGCCCTGTGGCCGTCGTTCTACGCCGAGATGTTCAGCATCCGCGTGCGTTACACCGGGGTTGGCCTGGCCACGCAGCTGAGCTTCATCATCTCCGGCTTCTCGCCCAGCCTGTGCTACGCACTGATGGGTAACGAACACAACTGGCTGCCAGTGGCGTGCTTCATTGGCGGGCTGGCGCTGGTGGCGGGCATGGCGGCGATGGTGTCGCGGCCAGCAGCCGAGACCACCCCGGCCTTGAAACCTGTGCAATCCCTGTAGGAGCGGCTTCAGCCGCGAACACCGGTGAAACCGGTGCCATCCAACGCGCCGACTGCATCGCGGATAAATCCGCTCCTACCTACGCCTTGCATGTCACCCCCATACATGCAAGGCTGAAAAAGGAACGTCAGTCACCGGAAAAGGAAGAACAGCACCTTATGCTTGGAATCACACGTATCCATCGCTACGTGCGCCCATTGTCTGCAAACCGCACTGCAGCCAGTGGGCGTGACCTCAAAGCCAAACCGGGCACCCGCCTGGCATCACTTCTCGTTACCCTTCTCTGCACTCCCCGCGCCGTACCGCCCTACCTCTGGGTCAACCCCGAGCGCCCCCCTGTAAATCGCGTGCCCCCTACCTGACTGCCCACACTGCAGTTAACGCACCTGCCTGGCCATTGAGCTGCCGACGGCGGGATATTTCACGCAACCCAGGGGCAACACCCAAT
The genomic region above belongs to Pseudomonas sp. PSKL.D1 and contains:
- a CDS encoding formate/nitrite transporter family protein; amino-acid sequence: MSYLLPADFVTKMLDAGASKVHMSTRDTLIRSYMAGAILALAAVFAVTIAVQTGSALLGAVLFPVGFSMLYLMGFDLLTGVFMLTPLALLDKRPGVTVKGILRNWGLVFVGNFAGALTVACMMAFVFTYGFHASPGEVGEKIAHIGEARTLGYEQYGLAGWLTIFLRGVLCNWMVSMGVVGAMISTSVSGKVIAMWMPIMLFFYMGFEHSVVNMFLFPSAMIMGGGFSVMDYLVWNEIPTVLGNLVGGLAFTGLTLYGTHIRTAAKKAGATA
- the cynS gene encoding cyanase; its protein translation is MTKIEMHHLIMAAKARKGMSWDDLSTAVGKAPVWLASVCYGMNSAPQEVASHLCEVLELDEEVAAALTTFPVKGWDKTIPQDPLIYRLYEVVGVYGPTLKDVIQEKFGDGIMSAIDFSMHVDKIEDPKGDRVLLTLNGKFLPYRSW
- a CDS encoding DUF2256 domain-containing protein, which codes for MSNHPLPSKICAACGRPFTWRKRWARCWEQVRYCSARCRRGKRVRQPLTSS
- a CDS encoding BMP family ABC transporter substrate-binding protein; protein product: MHPKKTKHLLRALATAIGLTTALSASAADPLKVGFVYIGPIGDHGWTYQHEQGRQALIKQFGDKVDTTFVENVPEGADAERVIRNMAKGGYDLVFATSFGYMNPTAKVAKQFPKVTFEHATGYKQDKNLGTYLATSYEGRYVGGYLAAKMTKSKKVGYVASFPIPEVLRDINAIQLALDKYNPGTEIKVVWVNSWFDPGKEADAANALIDQGVDVLFQHTDSPAPIQTAERRGIYAVGYASDMAHFGPKAVLTSIVNNWGPHYIKSTQAVIDGTWKPNDYWGGLAEGTVELPISNLVPADVKSGAEQIIASIKDGSFHPFTGPILDQSGAVRIPEGAVASNAELAGMNYYVKGITAQLPK
- a CDS encoding sigma 54-interacting transcriptional regulator — its product is MPGLLALAIAEQSPVAMLVVDPVEDRVLEANQAALELLGCQTGSMAAFSQFLRGGISLWVSFTDEVLTQGEAWSDDLLLVDRQLRQHPVEITARALGGQRMVLAIQRRDLLEQRRNRAEARRQHRLGHVGWERISQVFERIQQQNRLILGAVGEGIYGLDTRGQTTFINPAAERILGWSAADMIGQDAHQLFHHSHRDGSAFAVHQCPIHASFSDGQVHRVEHEVFWHKNGEPIAVEYTSTPIFEMGRLVGAVVLFRDIRQRQQTEARLRDALSEVEQLKTRLEMENQYLQEEINAHANPHEIVGKSPAVLHLLQQIELVAATNANVLVSGESGTGKELVARAIHASSPRRDRPLIRVNCAAVPRELFESEFFGHLKGAFTGAVSNRVGRFELADGGTLFLDEVGEIPLELQSKLLRVLQDRQFEPVGDNRTRAVDVRVIAATNRDLREMVAQGTFREDLYFRLNVFPIRSVPLRERLDDIPLLASHFLERACQAFNKPGIRMPLAQVEVLKQYAWPGNIRELQNVIERQTIVCRDGRVSFDGLLATAGQVARPATSPSPAVLEATADEQWQQQMKLNAIQVLKRTAGKVSGDGGAAQLLGVKPTTLASRLKKWGIDPKLYKAG
- a CDS encoding isopenicillin N synthase family dioxygenase, which encodes MNTLPIIDITPLYQQDPEARHAVARQIDAACRQWGFYYIKGHPIPASRIAELQAAAERFFALPAEEKLRIDITQSAHHRGYGAIATEQLDPTRPSDLKETFDMGFHMPADHPDVVAAKPLRGPNRHPDVAGWEALLQQHYEDMHALSLTLLRAMANALEIEDDFFDQRFADPISVFRMIHYPPRQAASSAEQQGAGAHTDYGCVTLLYQDNAGGLQVQSRDGHWIDAPPIAGTYVVNIGDMMARWSNDRYTSTPHRVISPLGVDRYSMPFFAEPHPDTEISCLPNCSGPQNPARYPAVSCSDYMLSRFAETYAYRREA
- a CDS encoding chalcone isomerase family protein — translated: MANTWAGLRLIGLGVVMLCSQPAWADWRSALPDARLTGSGEYTWFGLRLYTARLWSAGPVQGWQRPFALELIYHRALSRDALVQASMKEIQRMADQPLPPDTAARWAQAMAEAFVDVRPGMRITGVYLPGQGGRFYVDGQPSGEIADPAFARAFFAIWLDPRTRDPQLRQQLLGQAGAER
- a CDS encoding ABC transporter ATP-binding protein, producing the protein MFRVFERWLDPFPPDETPPPPVGLLRFLWACTRGARGYILALALLGAGVSTLEAWLFAFLGQVVDLLATWQVGEPVSASERHVLWGVGFVLVASVSLVTLRTLMQHQVLAINLPLRLRWDFHRLMLRQSLSFFADEFSGRVTTKVMQTALAVREVLFTLIDLIPGIGVYFVAIIALAGGFSLNLMLPFIAWLTLFGLTMLYFVPRLGRVGQEQADARSSMTGRVSDAYTNITTVKLFSHSRREAQFARAAMEDFKQTGFRQMRLVSQFEIVNQALVASLIFSAGGYALWLWHQGDVGTGAVAAVTAMALRIDGLSHWIMWQMTSLFESIGTVQDGMATLTRSPKVHDAPDATVLKTHGGAVSFDKVNFSYNPERQVLDSLTLHIRPGEKVGLVGRSGAGKSTLINLLLRFYDVDSGTIRIDGQDIAHVTQDSLRSAIGMVTQDTSLLHRTIRENIAYGRPDATEAHIHRAAANAQADGFIRQLSDRHGHSGYDTLVGERGIKLSGGQRQRIAIARVMLKNAPILLLDEATSALDSEVEVAIQESLDEMMHGKTVIAIAHRLSTIAAMDRLIVMDDGRIIEQGTHAELLAKNGVYARLWAHQSGGFLGEDQDVAQAMQ
- a CDS encoding LysR substrate-binding domain-containing protein gives rise to the protein MNLSTINLRHFRVFLAVVSSGSLATASKLLHITLSAVSKSLKELEQELGVQLLVRGRKGVQLTQAGEAFNKHAAQTMASFRLAMDDVQAVPQAPQVLKVGALPAAAGYMLAPVVAQMRERYPHVQVQVVSGLYDYLVGKLRTRELDLIVGRLIGRDMVGVSFEALYEEDLLLVVRHGHPLAQRERLTLEDLRPYVLLVSPQGSLVRISVDNFLLAQGNTEPFQIQESLSETFSRVYVHDYDGVWFVQRGVVDLDLRLGLVKQLPFTSPLLRAPIGLTSPTDRPMAEVAVQFAGLLRQWCSAQAVFQ